A part of Amblyraja radiata isolate CabotCenter1 chromosome 35, sAmbRad1.1.pri, whole genome shotgun sequence genomic DNA contains:
- the gng14 gene encoding putative guanine nucleotide-binding protein G(I)/G(S)/G(O) subunit gamma-14 — MSTKAITANHIAHTRKAVEQLRMEAGIERIKISKAATDLMNYCEEHGTKDPLLTGIPTSDNPFKDKKPCAIL, encoded by the exons ATGTCCACAAAGGCGATCACCGCAAACCACATCGCTCACACCAGGAAGGCGGTGGAACAGCTGCGGATGGAGGCGGGCATCGAACGGATTAAG aTTTCAAAAGCTGCCACAGACCTGATGAACTACTGCGAGGAACATGGCACAAAGGACCCACTGCTGACAGGAATTCCAACCTCCGACAATCCTTTCAAAGACAAGAAGCCTTGCGCCATATTGTAG
- the dhps gene encoding deoxyhypusine synthase: protein MEREGMAELAPPVALNAVYKESATMPEGSLQVKGYDFNKGIDYHALLQSYLTTGYQATNFGQAVEQINAMIEKKLEPLEESEKNAINLNSCQRKLTGCTIFLGYTSNLISSGIRETIRYLVQHNMVDCVVTTAGGIEEDFIKCLAPTFLGDFSLKGKELRANGINRIGNLLVPNDNYCKFDDWLMPILDQMLLEQKEQGVNWTPSKMIARLGKEIDNPESVYYWAYKNNIPVFSPALTDGSIGDMIYFHSYKNPGLVLDIVEDIRGVNNQAVYAKQTGMIILGGGVVKHHIANANLMRNGADYSVFVNTGHEFDGSDSGAKPDEAVSWGKIRMDAKPVKICADATLVFPLLVAETFAPKLSAFASRSKMI from the exons ATGGAAAGAGAAGGAATGGCGGAACTTGCTCCACCTGTGGCCCTGAACGCAGTTTACAAAGAGAGCGCCACGATGCCTGAGGGATCTCTGCAGGTCAAGGGCTATGACTTCAACAAAGGAATTGACTACCACGCATTGCTGCAGTCCTACCTGACCACGGGTTATCAGGCAACCAACTTTGGCCAAGCTGTAGAACAGATCAATGCAATG ATCGAGAAGAAGCTGGAGCCCTTGGAAGAATCGGAGAAGAATGCCATCAACCTGAACTCGTGTCAACGGAAGCTGACGGGCTGCACCATTTTCCTGGGatacacctccaacctcatcagctCTGGGATTCGAGAAACCATCCGCTACCTTGTGCAACACAACATG GTTGACTGTGTGGTGACCACCGCGGGTGGCATCGAGGAGGACTTTATCAAGTGTCTGGCTCCAACGTTCCTGGGGGACTTCAGCCTGAAGGGTAAAGAGCTGCGAGCCAATGGGATTAACAG GATTGGAAATCTTCTGGTCCCCAATGACAACTATTGCAAATTCGATGACTGGTTGATGCCAATTCTGGATCAGATGCTACTGGAGCAGAAGGAGCAG GGAGTGAATTGGACTCCATCAAAAATGATTGCTCGACTAGGGAAAGAGATCGATAACCCAGAGTCTGTCTACTACTGGGCTTACAAG AACAACATCCCAGTCTTCAGCCCTGCCCTGACAGATGGCTCCATCGGTGACATGATCTACTTCCACTCTTATAAGAACCCTGGGCTGGTGCTCGATATTGTTGAAG ACATCCGAGGAGTAAACAACCAGGCGGTATACGCCAAACAGACAGGGATGATCATACTGGGAGGCGGCGTGGTGAAGCATCACATTGCCAATGCTAACCTCATG AGGAACGGAGCAGACTACTCGGTGTTTGTCAACACAGGCCATGAGTTTGATGGCTCCGATTCTGGAGCCAAACCGGACGAAGCTGTGTCCTGGGGTAAAATCCGCATGGATGCCAAGCCCGTGAAG ATCTGTGCCGATGCCACTCTTGTTTTCCCTCTGTTGGTCGCTGAAACATTCGCGCCCAAGTTGAGTGCATTTGCGTCCCGTTCAAAGATGATTTAA
- the wdr83 gene encoding WD repeat domain-containing protein 83 yields the protein MSLPAPRPPAPRFPNKQLRDWECKQGAVRAVRFNVDGNYCLTCGSDKTLKLWNPHRGIFLKTYAGHGYEVLDAAGSCDNSQVCSCSSDKTIVLWDVATGQLVRKYRGHGGKVNCVQFNEESTVIVSGSIDSCIRCWDCRSRKSEPIQVLSEAKDGVSSVKVSDHEILSGSVDGRVRRYDLRKGLLFADYIGSPITSVCFSRDGQCSLSSSLDSTLRLLDKETGELLGQYKNHKNAEYKLDCCFNETDTHVLSGSEDGKVYFWDLIEGSQAATLTVGKGVVQSLSHHPTQSCLLTATEGNVQLWGDEEYEEEMVTAT from the exons ATGTCGCTCCCGGCGCCGCGGCCGCCGGCCCCGCGTTTCCCCAACAAACAGCTCCGCGACTGGGAGTGTAAACAGGGCGCCGTCAGGGCCGTGCGCTTCAACG TGGACGGTAattactgcctgacctgtggcAGTGACAAAACGCTGAAGCTGTGGAATCCACACCGAGGGATCTTCTTGAAGACGTACGCGGGCCACGGCTACGAGGTTCTGGATGCCGCTGG TTCCTGCGACAACAGCCAGGTCTGTTCGTGCAGCAGCGACAAGACCATCGTGCTGTGGGACGTGGCGACGGGACAACTGGTCCGCAAATACCGGGGTCACGGAGGG AAAGTAAACTGTGTTCAGTTCAACGAGGAGTCGACTGTCATTGTTTCAG GTTCCATTGACTCCTGCATTCGATGCTGGGATTGTCGGTCGCGGAAATCGGAGCCCATTCAGGTTCTCAGTGAAGCGAAGGATGGCGTATCCAGTGTGAAGGTTTCAGACCACGAGATTCTATCAGG GTCTGTCGATGGACGGGTCCGGCGCTATGACTTGCGCAAGGGACTACTGTTCGCAGATTACATTGGAA GTCCGATCACAAGTGTGTGTTTCAGCAGGGACGGGCAGTGTTCACTCAGCTCCAGCCTGGACTCCACACTGCGCCTCTTGGATAAGGAGACGGGGGAACTGCTGGGACA GTACAAAAACCACAAGAATGCAGAGTACAAATTAGACTGCTGCTTCAACGAGACGGACACGCATGTCCTCAGCGGCTCCGAGGATGGGAAGGTGTATTTCTGGGATCTCATTGAG GGATCGCAGGCTGCAACGCTGACGGTGGGGAAGGGAGTGGTGCAGTCCCTGAGTCACCACCCAACGcagtcgtgtttgctcactgccacagagggcaacgtGCAGCTCTGGGGGGATGAAGAATACGAGGAAGAGATGGTGACAGCCACATGA
- the wdr83os gene encoding protein Asterix → MADPRRVNKILRYKLPASDNNPTLEDPTPDYMNLLGMIFSMCGLMLKLKCCAWIAVYCSFISFANSRSSEDTKQMMSSFMLSISAVVMSYLQNPQPMSPPW, encoded by the exons ATGGCGGACCCGCGGAGAGTCAACAAGATCCTGCG GTACAAGCTACCCGCTAGTGACAACAACCCGACCCTGGAGGACCCAACCCCCGATTACATGAACCTGCTGGGAATGATCTTCAGCATGTGTGGGCTGATGCTGAAG CTGAAATGTTGTGCTTGGATTGCCGTCTACTGCTCCTTCATCAGCTTTGCCAACTCTCGCAGCTCTGAAGACACCAAACAAATGATGAGCAGCTTCAT GTTGTCGATCTCAGCTGTGGTGATGTCGTACCTGCAGAACCCGCAGCCCATGTCGCCGCCCTGGTGA
- the alkbh7 gene encoding alpha-ketoglutarate-dependent dioxygenase alkB homolog 7, mitochondrial, with protein MSPSGLCVRALGRGRALRPRVLLLQPHRPHGAPGPQLMLASSPALVQRLSRDVELRPGFVSPAEEAALLQELEPRLKRQRYQHDHWDQAIHGYREIEKLQWSEQNAAILQRLRDIAFPPGVPQLSMVHVLDLEKTGFINPHVDSVKFCGDTIAGLCLLSGSVMRLLSEDNSGDRVDLLLQRRCAYILRGAARYQFSHQILKEEESFFGGQKVLRNRRISVICRNLPVSPVAATG; from the exons ATGAGTCCGAGCGGCCTGTGTGTGCGGGCCCTGGGCCGGGGCAGGGCGCTGAGGCCGCGGGTGTTGCTGCTGCAGCCCCACAGGCCGCACGGAGCGCCGGGCCCGCAGCTGATGCTCGCCTCCAGCCCCGCGCTGGTCCAGCGCTTGTCCCGGGACGTGGAGCTGCGGCCCGGCTTCGTAAGCCCGGCCGAGGAGGCGGCGCTGCTTCAGGAGCTGGAGCCACGGCTCAAGCGCCAGCGCTATCAACACGATCACTGGGACCAG GCAATCCATGGTTATCGAGAGATTGAGAAATTGCAGTGGAGTGAGCAGAATGCAGCTATCCTGCAGCGGCTGCGGGATATTGCGTTCCCTCCAGGGGTGCCTCAGCTCTCAATGGTGCATGTACTGGATCTGGAGAAGACGGGTTTCATCAATCCTCACGTGGACAGTGTGAAG TTCTGTGGGGACACGATCGCCGGCCTGTGCCTGCTGTCGGGCAGTGTGATGCGGCTGCTGAGTGAAGACAACAGCGGGGACCGAGTGGATTTGCTGCTGCAGCGGCGGTGTGCCTACATCCTGCG GGGAGCCGCTCGATACCAGTTCAGCCACCAGATACTGAAAGAGGAGGAGTCGTTCTTCGGTGGACAGAAGGTACTTCGCAATCGTCGGATCTCAGTAATCTGCAGGAACCTGCCTGTTAGCCCAGTGGCAGCGACAGGATGA
- the pspn gene encoding persephin: protein MSRVSDVGPEEESTPSPMPVLSLEASDPQSLPGRSRRKRKMFVMRKGDAWEERGCRLQALQLRVQDLGLGYQSDEIVLFKYCSGSCPRTRTNHDLTLSLLLRKAELLNLSREKIVSDPCCRPTQFKDVTFLDTTNRWQTVEKLSASECSCIG from the coding sequence ATGTCCAGAGTTTCTGACGTAGGGCCAGAGGAGGAGTCTACACCATCTCCCATGCCAGTGCTGTCGCTTGAAGCTTCCGACCCGCAGTCGCTCCCAGGCAGGTCCCGCAGGAAGCGCAAGATGTTTGTGATGAGGAAGGGCGATGCGTGGGAGGAGCGGGGTTGCAGGCTGCAGGCGCTGCAGCTGCGGGTGCAGGACCTGGGCCTGGGCTACCAGTCCGACGAGATAGTCCTCTTCAAGTACTGCAGCGGCAGCTGCCCCCGGACCCGCACCAACCACGACCTGACCCTGTCGCTGCTCCTGCGCAAGGCCGAGCTGCTCAACCTGTCCCGGGAGAAGATCGTCAGCGACCCCTGCTGCCGCCCAACACAGTTCAAGGACGTCACCTTCCTCGACACCACCAACCGCTGGCAAACTGTGGAGAAGCTCTCCGCATCTGAGTGCAGCTGCATCGGTTAA